The Winogradskyella schleiferi genome contains the following window.
TTCGCATTACTTGCAGTTGCGTGAAGACAGACGTACACATCAAGTAAAAGCCTATCAAGAACAACAGAAGTTTATTGCGGATAATAAGCAGTTTATTGAACGTTTTAAGGGCACGTATTCTAAAACTAATCAAGTATCATCAAGAGAACGTATGCTTGAGAAACTGGAAATCATTGAAATTGATGAGGTCGATACGTCTGCATTACGATTGCGTTTTCCAGCCACACAACGTTCTGGCGATTATCCTGTAACCGTGAAGGAAGTTTCCAAATCGTATGATGACCATGTGGTGTTTAAAGAAGCTAATATGTCTATAGCTAGAGGAGAGAAGGTATGTTTTGTTGGACGGAATGGTGAAGGAAAATCAACAATGATAAAAGCCATTTTAGGCGAAATTGATGTGGAAGGCATTTGCAGTTTAGGGCATAACGTTAAGGTTGGCTATTTTGCCCAAAACCAAGCGGCTTTATTGGATGAAAATTTAACGGTTTTTCAAACGGTTGATGAGGTTGCGAAAGGCGATGTAAGAACTCAGATTAAAAATATCTTAGGTGGTTTTATGTTTCGAGGCGACGATATTGATAAAAAAGTCAGTGTGTTATCTGGTGGCGAAAAAACCAGATTGGCGATGGTAAAACTATTATTAGAGCCTGTAAATTTATTAATTCTCGATGAGCCAACCAATCACTTGGATTTAAAGTCGAAAGATGTATTGAAAGAAGCACTTCAAAATTTTGATGGGACATTGATATTAGTGTCTCACGATCGTGATTTCTTACAAGGACTTGCTAAAAAGGTCTTTGAGTTTAAGGAAAAACGTGTGATAGAACATTTTGAAACCATTGATGATTTCTTGGCCAGAAATCGAGTGGAAAGTCTTAAAAGTTTGGATTTGTAATTATTAGTATTTCACGATATATAATTTTACACCCCTAAAGTCCTCTTAAGGGGACAGTCCGCTCAGTTGAATCAAAGTATAAGGAGACTTTAGGGATGTCTTTCAAAATGAAAGATCTTATACTTCTAATTATTGATGGCCCTATAATTATTATAGACATACCAAATTAAACACCTTAACGTTTCGTAACACTTAAGCCACAATATTTTAACTACTTTTGCAAAGTGAAGAATAAACTACAACTTTCGGATTGGTTGCCTACCACAAATAAAGAGGTGAAGATTCGCGGATGGGAAACACTCGATGTGATCTTGTTTAGTGGAGATGCCTATGTGGATCATCCAACGTTTGGACCTGCGGTTATTGGCCGTATGTTAGAGAGTTTTGGATTGCGTGTGGCTATTGTTCCGCAGCCTAATGTGAATGATAACCTTCAGGATTTTGAGAAATTAGGGAAGCCAAGACTATTTTTTGGGGTTACTGGTGGTTGCATGGATCCTATGGTAAGTAATTACAATGCGAACAAGAAGAAGCGTGATAAGGATGCTTATACACCGAATGGTGATATTGGTTTCAGACCAGATTATGCTTCCTCTGTTTATTCTAATATCTTGAAAGAAAAATGGCCAGATACACCAGTTTTGATTGGTGGAATTGAAGGGTCATTACGTCGTGTGACGCATTACGATTATTGGAGTGACCAACTGATGCCAACTATTTTAGAAACGTCTAAAGCTGATATGTTGGTTTATGGGATGGGCGAACAACCATTAAGAGAAATTATTCGTTTGCTAGAAAAAGGTGTTCCGTTTAGTAGTTTGAATACCATTAATCAAACCGCAGTACTTTTAAATAAAGAGGAGAGCATTCCTAAGAACAGCAATTGGGAAGATGTAGAAATTGCTTCGCATGAAACTTGTCTAAAGGACAAAAAACAATACGCTTCCAATTTTAAGGTTATTGAACAAGAATCCAACAAATTGGCTGCGCGACGAATTTTTCAGAAAGTAGGCAATAAGATGCTGATGATTAATCCGCCTTATCCAACGATGACCGAGGCTGAAATCGATGCGTCGTTCGATTATCCTTATACCCGATTACCACATCCAAAATATAATAAGCGAGGACCGATTCCTGCGTTTGAAATGATCAAGTTTTCCATCAACATTCATCGTGGTTGTTTTGGTGGTTGTAGTTTTTGTACCATTTCGGCGCATCAAGGCAAATTTATTGCGTCCCGAAGTCAAGAATCGATTTTAAAAGAAGTGGATACGGTTGCTAATATGCCAGATTTTAAGGGCTATTTATCTGATATTGGAGGTCCAAGTGCCAACATGTACCAAATGAAAGGGAAAGTACAATCTATTTGCGACAAATGTGTGGCACCAAGTTGTATTTCGCCAGTCATCTGTAGTAATTTAGATACGTCCCATAAACCTTTGACGGAATTATATCAAGCCGTCGATAAACATCCGAAGGTAAAAAAATCGTTTATAGGTTCTGGAATCCGACATGATATGTTGGTACCGGAATTCAATAAGAATGCGGACCCAAAAGAGTTAGACGATTACACCGAGGAAGTGATGACGAAACATGTTTCAGGTCGACTTAAAGTAGCACCAGAACATACCAGTGATCCTGTTTTGAAACTGATGCGTAAACCTTCGTTTAAATACTTCCATAAGTTTAAAGAGCGTTTCGATAAGATTAATATTAAGAAAGGCTTAAAGCTGCAGTTGATTCCTTATTTTATATCTAATCATCCAGCTTGTGAAGTTGAGGATATGGCCAATTTGGCTGCTGAAACCAAGGATATGGGTTTCCAGTTAGAACAAGTTCAGGGCTTTACACCAACACCAATGACGGTTGCTACTGTTATTTATTACAGTGGTTACCATCCGTACACACTTAAGAAAGTAAAAACACCAATTTCTAAAAAAGAGAAAGACGAGCAACACCGTTTTTTCTTTTGGTACAAGGACGAAAACAAAGCATGGATTAAAAAAACCTTGAATAAACTGGGTCGTCAAGATTTACTTCAAGTATTACTACCAGAAAAAACTGAAAAGTGGCGTAAAAACAAACCAAAAGGAGAGGCCAAAAACACCTTTAATG
Protein-coding sequences here:
- a CDS encoding ABC-F family ATP-binding cassette domain-containing protein, with amino-acid sequence MISVDNLAVEFSGQTLFSEVSFTINENDKIALMGKNGAGKSTMMKIIAGVQNATRGHVRFPKDVVIAYLPQHLLTEDNTTVFDEASKAFAHVFEMRDEMDALNKQLETRTDYESDAYMKIIERVSDLGEKYYALEEVNYDAEVEKALKGLGFKQEDFTRQTNEFSGGWRMRIELAKILLQKPDLILLDEPTNHIDIESVIWLEDFLVNKANAVLVISHDRAFIDNITNRTIEVTMGRIYDYKANYSHYLQLREDRRTHQVKAYQEQQKFIADNKQFIERFKGTYSKTNQVSSRERMLEKLEIIEIDEVDTSALRLRFPATQRSGDYPVTVKEVSKSYDDHVVFKEANMSIARGEKVCFVGRNGEGKSTMIKAILGEIDVEGICSLGHNVKVGYFAQNQAALLDENLTVFQTVDEVAKGDVRTQIKNILGGFMFRGDDIDKKVSVLSGGEKTRLAMVKLLLEPVNLLILDEPTNHLDLKSKDVLKEALQNFDGTLILVSHDRDFLQGLAKKVFEFKEKRVIEHFETIDDFLARNRVESLKSLDL
- a CDS encoding YgiQ family radical SAM protein — its product is MKNKLQLSDWLPTTNKEVKIRGWETLDVILFSGDAYVDHPTFGPAVIGRMLESFGLRVAIVPQPNVNDNLQDFEKLGKPRLFFGVTGGCMDPMVSNYNANKKKRDKDAYTPNGDIGFRPDYASSVYSNILKEKWPDTPVLIGGIEGSLRRVTHYDYWSDQLMPTILETSKADMLVYGMGEQPLREIIRLLEKGVPFSSLNTINQTAVLLNKEESIPKNSNWEDVEIASHETCLKDKKQYASNFKVIEQESNKLAARRIFQKVGNKMLMINPPYPTMTEAEIDASFDYPYTRLPHPKYNKRGPIPAFEMIKFSINIHRGCFGGCSFCTISAHQGKFIASRSQESILKEVDTVANMPDFKGYLSDIGGPSANMYQMKGKVQSICDKCVAPSCISPVICSNLDTSHKPLTELYQAVDKHPKVKKSFIGSGIRHDMLVPEFNKNADPKELDDYTEEVMTKHVSGRLKVAPEHTSDPVLKLMRKPSFKYFHKFKERFDKINIKKGLKLQLIPYFISNHPACEVEDMANLAAETKDMGFQLEQVQGFTPTPMTVATVIYYSGYHPYTLKKVKTPISKKEKDEQHRFFFWYKDENKAWIKKTLNKLGRQDLLQVLLPEKTEKWRKNKPKGEAKNTFNDAVPFNQRKNEDKVRFKSKKRKKKSRR